The DNA window CGACCACGTGGAGCCCTGTGTGGACGTCGCGGGCGAGGTACACCACGCCCATCCCGCCTTCGCCGAGGACGCGCTCGATCGCGTATTTCTGGTCGACGATGGCACCGGCCGACAGGAGCGCCGTACGCCGCGGCTGCGAGCCGGCCAGCGGCGCGAGCGCGGGAGGAACGTGGCCCCGAGAGGCCTCGTCGTCGCGTGGGGTCGGGACGGGGCCGGCATCCCGCTGCACCGCGACGGGAAGCGGCTCCTGAGGAACGGTCGCCCCGGCGCCTGCGGCCGGACTGGGGGACGGATCAGGGGGGTGGGAAGGGTCCCGCACGATGCGGACCGAGGCTCACGTCCAGTGACCCGCCCGGAGGGCGGCGGAGTCGAGCGTCTTGATCTTCGGCGCGAGCGCCTCGCGGAAGATCGCTTCGTCCTCGTCGTCCACGTCGTTCTCCCGGAACCCGGTGGCGACTTCCATCGCCGTCGCCAGGATCCGCAAGAACTGCTGGAAGCTCGACGCACACAGCTCGGGCTTCAGCGATTCCGTTCCTTGCATGCAGGTGAAGACCGGACAGTCCCCTTCGGCGTCGAGCTTCGAGATGTCGAGGAAGTAGGGATCGCCGAGCAGGGCGCTCCGGCCGATGAGCACCCAGGATTTCCTCCAGCCAGGGGGAGCGGCTGCTTCCCCGTTGGTCACGCCCACCTGTTCGGCGGCCAGCTTGCTTGCCGGGATGAGGCGGACCCGCTCGACGGGCGTGGCGGTCTCTACGTCGACCGGATCCGCTTCCAGCAGGAACGCACGGTACCGAGAGGGAATCCGC is part of the Chondromyces crocatus genome and encodes:
- a CDS encoding SMI1/KNR4 family protein, translated to MDSDLAESVAALKDIFTRRGIPATFGKSDPAVIEELRKTLRIPSRYRAFLLEADPVDVETATPVERVRLIPASKLAAEQVGVTNGEAAAPPGWRKSWVLIGRSALLGDPYFLDISKLDAEGDCPVFTCMQGTESLKPELCASSFQQFLRILATAMEVATGFRENDVDDEDEAIFREALAPKIKTLDSAALRAGHWT